In one window of Streptomyces griseus subsp. griseus DNA:
- a CDS encoding endonuclease I family protein, with the protein MSRRSPLYARPLLATAAAVALLAGTAAAAPAADTPPDRPATLAAALDDTYYQDALGKTGTELKAALHTIISDQTKLSYSQVWDALKATDEDPANSSNVILLYTGRSQSKNDNGGNADQWNREHVWAKSHGDFGTATGPGTDIHHLRPEDVSVNSARGNKDFDNGGSELGEAPGNFTDGDSFEPRDAVKGDVARMILYMAVRYEGNDSFADLEPNDQVGNGSAPKMGKLSVLKQWSQEDPPDAFEKRRNDVIFEQFQHNRNPFIDHPEWVGAIW; encoded by the coding sequence ATGTCCCGTCGCTCTCCGCTCTACGCGCGTCCACTGCTGGCCACCGCGGCCGCCGTCGCCCTCCTCGCGGGCACCGCGGCAGCCGCGCCCGCCGCCGACACCCCGCCCGACCGCCCCGCCACCCTCGCCGCAGCACTCGACGACACGTACTACCAGGACGCCCTCGGCAAGACCGGCACCGAGCTCAAGGCCGCCCTGCACACGATCATCAGCGACCAGACCAAGCTCTCCTACAGCCAGGTGTGGGACGCGCTCAAGGCCACCGACGAGGACCCCGCCAACTCCTCCAACGTGATCCTCCTCTACACCGGCCGCTCCCAGTCCAAGAACGACAACGGCGGCAACGCCGACCAGTGGAACCGTGAGCACGTCTGGGCCAAGTCGCACGGCGACTTCGGTACGGCCACCGGCCCGGGCACCGACATCCACCATCTGCGGCCCGAGGACGTCTCGGTCAACTCCGCCCGGGGCAACAAGGACTTCGACAACGGCGGCAGCGAACTGGGAGAGGCCCCCGGCAACTTCACCGACGGCGACTCGTTCGAACCGCGTGACGCGGTCAAGGGCGACGTCGCGCGCATGATCCTCTACATGGCCGTGCGCTACGAGGGCAACGACTCCTTCGCCGACCTCGAACCCAACGACCAGGTCGGCAACGGCTCCGCCCCGAAGATGGGCAAGCTGTCCGTGCTGAAGCAGTGGAGCCAGGAGGACCCGCCGGACGCCTTCGAGAAGCGGCGTAACGACGTCATATTCGAGCAGTTCCAGCACAACCGGAACCCGTTCATCGACCACCCCGAGTGGGTCGGGGCCATCTGGTAG
- a CDS encoding GH25 family lysozyme, producing MLHGVDVSAYQPSYDTEGLDFVFIKSTEGRSYVNPRLDAQVKRARDAECVVGFYHFLWPGEIKDQVAYFLNKTPEKEGDLLAVDWEQTGGGTRASSAEKDRFIREVKRERPGHRVLLYCNRAFWRTHDTSDYAGDGLWIADYVSAGKPRIEASWRIHQYTDDPLDKNVADFDSVRALRDWASAG from the coding sequence ATGCTCCACGGCGTCGACGTCAGCGCCTATCAGCCCTCCTACGACACGGAGGGCCTCGATTTCGTCTTCATCAAGTCCACCGAGGGCCGCAGCTATGTCAATCCACGTCTGGACGCCCAGGTGAAGCGGGCCCGGGACGCCGAGTGCGTCGTCGGCTTCTACCACTTCCTCTGGCCGGGGGAGATCAAGGACCAGGTGGCGTACTTCCTGAACAAGACCCCGGAGAAGGAGGGCGATCTGCTCGCCGTCGACTGGGAGCAGACCGGCGGCGGGACGCGCGCGAGCAGCGCGGAGAAGGACCGCTTCATCCGTGAGGTGAAGCGGGAGCGGCCCGGCCACCGGGTCCTCCTGTACTGCAACCGGGCCTTCTGGCGCACCCATGACACCAGCGACTACGCGGGCGACGGGCTGTGGATCGCGGATTACGTCTCCGCCGGCAAGCCGCGCATCGAGGCGTCCTGGCGCATCCATCAGTACACCGACGACCCCCTCGACAAGAACGTCGCCGACTTCGACTCGGTGCGGGCCCTGCGCGACTGGGCCTCCGCCGGATAA